A window of Chloracidobacterium sp. N contains these coding sequences:
- the ileS gene encoding isoleucine--tRNA ligase produces MNFDLKKTVNLPSKDLPMKGNLAQAEPQRLQRWLSADVYGALRKARACRPKFRLHDGPPYANGRIHMGTAFNKILKDFIVKSRSMLGFDVAYIPGYDCHGLPIETKVVKDLESKLAARQVPMTPLIIRREARAFAERHIVQMNRDFQRLGVLGDWEHAYRTMSYDYEADILRTLAAFVRQGSVYRGLRPVHWSIGAQSALAEAELEYREVIDPSVYVAFPLVTDPATLSPALAGRQVAIIIWTTTPWTLPANLGISFGPDFDYVAVAASPVNGQGAVGPVYIVAEKLLPELAQKFGWATWQTLATFKGTALDGKVARHPWLDRESRLMVGEHVTLDAGTGAVHTAPGHGMEDFLIGKRYGLEPYCPVDQRGVYTDDVAYFAGQQVFAANPSIIELLRARGMLVFAEDYPHSYPHCWRTKTPTIFRATPQWFISMDAADLRQRAIAEIGRVGWLPAWGEERMRNMFINRGDWCISRQRAWGVPIAALRCTACGTVHASADFMEQVAEVFDREGADAWYVRPVSDFLPPDFACESCGAKDFEKEMDILDVWLDSGVSWQTMERAGLATPDEPASDVYIEGSDQYRGWFNSSLVVSLGMRGHAPYRTVITHGYVLDKDREKMSKSLGNVIEPQALIETGGADLLRLWTASVDYTDDVPISEEILARIGDAYRKLRNTLCYLVNNLPDFDPAQDAVPFDELFEIDRWALVETNELVRRVRTAYEQYAFQAAYTALLNFSTTQLSSIYFDVLKDRLYTYAPKSYERRAAQTALYDIASALIRLLAPILAFTADEAWEKLTRQPSGSVHLAEFPAYEPARADAALQARWETLLEVRSAVLKELEKQRVAGHIGSSLEAQVSLRAGGPLAATLADYGAEALSFLFIVSQVTLETAGNEDLVVQVERARGRKCERCWHYETTVGEDPTFPTICHRCVRNVRAGWYPAA; encoded by the coding sequence ACCTCAAGAAAACTGTCAACCTGCCTTCCAAAGACCTGCCCATGAAGGGCAACCTGGCGCAAGCCGAGCCGCAGCGCCTCCAACGCTGGCTGTCCGCCGATGTCTATGGCGCGCTGCGCAAAGCGCGTGCCTGCCGTCCGAAGTTTCGCCTGCACGACGGCCCGCCCTATGCCAACGGACGGATTCACATGGGAACGGCCTTCAACAAGATTCTCAAGGACTTCATCGTGAAGTCGCGCAGCATGCTGGGCTTCGATGTGGCGTACATTCCCGGCTACGACTGCCACGGGCTGCCGATTGAAACCAAGGTCGTCAAGGACCTCGAAAGCAAGCTGGCTGCCAGGCAGGTGCCCATGACGCCCCTCATCATCCGTCGGGAGGCGCGGGCCTTTGCCGAACGCCACATCGTGCAGATGAACCGCGACTTTCAACGCCTGGGCGTGCTTGGCGACTGGGAACACGCCTACCGCACGATGAGCTACGACTACGAAGCGGACATTTTGCGGACGCTGGCGGCCTTTGTGCGGCAGGGCAGTGTCTATCGTGGGTTGCGCCCGGTGCACTGGTCTATCGGCGCACAGTCGGCGCTGGCCGAAGCCGAGCTGGAATACCGGGAAGTGATTGATCCCTCGGTGTATGTTGCGTTTCCGCTGGTGACGGACCCGGCGACCCTGTCGCCGGCGCTGGCCGGCCGGCAGGTGGCCATCATCATCTGGACGACCACGCCCTGGACACTGCCGGCCAATCTGGGCATCAGCTTCGGGCCCGACTTCGACTACGTTGCCGTCGCGGCTTCGCCGGTCAATGGACAGGGGGCAGTCGGCCCGGTGTACATCGTCGCAGAAAAGCTCCTGCCTGAACTGGCGCAGAAGTTCGGATGGGCAACGTGGCAGACGCTGGCCACCTTCAAGGGAACGGCGCTGGATGGCAAAGTGGCCCGGCATCCGTGGCTCGACCGTGAATCCAGGCTCATGGTTGGCGAACACGTCACGCTCGATGCCGGCACGGGTGCTGTTCACACTGCGCCCGGACACGGGATGGAAGATTTTCTCATTGGCAAGCGGTATGGACTGGAGCCGTACTGTCCGGTGGACCAGCGTGGGGTGTACACCGACGACGTGGCCTACTTTGCCGGCCAGCAGGTCTTTGCCGCCAATCCGTCTATCATCGAGCTGCTGCGGGCACGCGGCATGCTCGTCTTTGCCGAGGATTATCCCCACAGCTATCCGCACTGCTGGCGCACGAAGACTCCGACCATTTTTCGCGCCACGCCGCAGTGGTTCATCTCCATGGACGCCGCCGACCTGCGCCAACGCGCCATTGCCGAAATCGGGCGCGTCGGGTGGCTGCCGGCCTGGGGCGAAGAGCGCATGCGCAATATGTTCATCAACCGGGGCGACTGGTGCATTTCCCGCCAACGCGCCTGGGGCGTGCCCATTGCGGCCCTGCGCTGTACGGCCTGTGGAACGGTTCACGCCAGCGCCGACTTCATGGAACAGGTCGCAGAAGTCTTTGACCGCGAAGGGGCAGATGCCTGGTACGTCCGTCCGGTGAGCGATTTCCTCCCGCCTGACTTTGCCTGTGAAAGCTGTGGTGCAAAGGATTTCGAGAAGGAAATGGACATTCTGGATGTGTGGCTCGATTCGGGCGTGAGCTGGCAGACGATGGAGCGCGCCGGACTGGCAACGCCGGATGAACCGGCCTCGGATGTCTATATCGAAGGCTCCGACCAGTATCGCGGGTGGTTCAACTCGTCCCTCGTCGTCAGCCTGGGAATGCGCGGCCATGCGCCCTACCGGACGGTCATCACCCACGGCTATGTCCTCGACAAAGACCGCGAGAAAATGTCGAAAAGCCTGGGGAATGTCATCGAGCCCCAGGCGTTGATTGAAACCGGCGGGGCTGACCTGCTGCGCCTCTGGACGGCGAGCGTGGACTACACCGACGACGTGCCAATTTCCGAAGAAATCCTGGCGCGCATCGGGGATGCCTACCGCAAGCTGCGCAATACGCTGTGCTATCTCGTCAACAACCTCCCGGACTTTGACCCGGCGCAGGATGCCGTGCCGTTCGACGAGCTGTTCGAGATTGACCGGTGGGCGCTGGTGGAAACCAATGAACTCGTCCGCCGCGTACGGACGGCCTACGAGCAGTATGCCTTTCAGGCGGCCTACACGGCGTTGCTCAACTTCAGTACGACGCAGCTTTCGAGCATCTATTTCGATGTCCTCAAGGACCGGCTCTACACCTATGCGCCAAAGTCGTACGAACGGCGGGCCGCCCAGACGGCGCTGTACGACATCGCCAGCGCCCTGATTCGCCTGCTGGCGCCCATTCTGGCATTTACGGCCGACGAAGCCTGGGAAAAGCTGACGCGCCAGCCGTCCGGTTCGGTGCATCTGGCCGAGTTTCCGGCCTACGAGCCGGCGCGGGCTGATGCGGCGTTACAGGCGCGCTGGGAGACGTTGCTGGAGGTGCGTTCGGCCGTGCTCAAGGAACTCGAAAAGCAGCGGGTGGCCGGGCACATCGGCTCGTCGCTCGAAGCCCAGGTGTCGCTCAGGGCCGGAGGGCCGCTTGCGGCAACGCTGGCCGACTACGGCGCGGAGGCGCTGTCCTTTCTGTTCATCGTTTCGCAGGTGACGCTCGAAACCGCCGGAAATGAGGACCTGGTGGTACAGGTGGAGCGGGCGCGGGGCCGCAAATGCGAACGGTGCTGGCACTACGAAACGACCGTCGGCGAGGACCCAACCTTTCCCACCATTTGTCACCGGTGCGTCCGCAACGTGCGGGCCGGCTGGTATCCGGCGGCATAA
- a CDS encoding aspartate ammonia-lyase, translating into MTDEQFRIEHDSMGEVRVPATARYGAQTQRAVENFPISGLRFPRRFIEALALVKWAAATVNQELGLLAPDLAEAIAQSALEVAAGQHDAHFPLDIFQTGSGTSTNMNANEVIASLASERLGMRVHPNDHVNMGQSSNDAIPTAIHVSACLSTTHDLLPALRHLHSTIQTKAASVAHVVKTGRTHLMDAMPITLAQELTGWAWQIAHGIERIESALPRLAKLAQGGTAVGTGINAHPEFAGRFAARLAAQTGLPFRPNDSFFESLSAQDAIVELSGQIKTVAVSLMKIANDLRWMNSGPQAGLAEIRLQDLQPGSSIMPGKVNPVIPEAMAMVCAQVIGNDTTITIAGQSGNFQLNVMLPVIAYNMLQSLTTMANAVRLLADRAIANFTVNEERLSAQVGRNPILVTALNPVIGYELGAKIAKRAYAEDRTVKEVALEMTSLSAEELDRLLDPRALTEGGIRQS; encoded by the coding sequence GTGACCGACGAGCAGTTTCGTATCGAACACGACAGTATGGGGGAGGTGCGCGTCCCGGCCACGGCCCGGTATGGGGCCCAAACCCAGCGCGCCGTGGAAAACTTTCCCATCAGCGGCCTGCGTTTCCCACGGCGTTTCATTGAAGCCCTCGCCCTTGTGAAATGGGCGGCCGCCACAGTCAATCAGGAACTGGGGTTGCTCGCACCCGACCTGGCGGAAGCCATTGCCCAGTCCGCCCTGGAAGTCGCCGCCGGACAACACGACGCGCACTTTCCACTCGACATCTTCCAGACCGGTTCGGGAACGAGTACGAACATGAACGCCAATGAGGTCATTGCCTCGCTGGCCAGCGAACGTCTCGGCATGCGCGTCCACCCCAACGACCACGTCAACATGGGGCAAAGCAGCAACGACGCCATCCCAACGGCCATCCACGTCAGCGCCTGTCTGTCCACGACGCACGACCTGCTGCCCGCCCTGCGCCATCTGCACAGCACCATCCAGACCAAGGCCGCCAGTGTTGCCCATGTGGTCAAAACCGGGCGTACCCACCTGATGGATGCCATGCCGATCACCCTCGCCCAGGAACTCACCGGCTGGGCCTGGCAAATCGCCCACGGCATCGAGCGGATTGAAAGCGCCCTGCCACGCCTCGCCAAACTCGCCCAGGGCGGCACGGCCGTCGGCACCGGCATCAATGCCCATCCCGAATTTGCTGGCCGCTTTGCGGCCCGGCTGGCCGCGCAGACCGGACTGCCCTTCCGGCCCAACGACAGCTTCTTTGAATCACTCAGCGCCCAGGATGCCATCGTCGAACTCAGCGGGCAGATCAAAACCGTGGCTGTGAGCCTGATGAAAATCGCCAACGATCTGCGCTGGATGAACAGCGGCCCGCAGGCCGGACTGGCCGAAATCCGGCTTCAGGACCTTCAACCCGGCTCCAGCATCATGCCCGGCAAGGTCAACCCGGTCATCCCGGAAGCCATGGCTATGGTCTGCGCCCAGGTCATCGGTAACGACACGACCATCACCATTGCCGGGCAATCCGGCAACTTCCAGCTCAACGTCATGCTGCCGGTCATTGCCTACAACATGCTGCAAAGCCTGACCACGATGGCCAATGCGGTGCGGCTGCTGGCGGACAGGGCCATTGCCAACTTCACCGTCAACGAAGAGCGCCTCAGCGCCCAAGTCGGCCGCAACCCGATTCTGGTCACAGCCCTCAACCCGGTGATTGGCTACGAACTCGGTGCCAAGATTGCCAAACGCGCCTACGCCGAAGACCGTACGGTCAAGGAAGTCGCTCTGGAGATGACCAGTCTTTCGGCCGAAGAACTCGACCGCCTGCTTGATCCCCGCGCCCTGACCGAAGGCGGGATCCGGCAATCGTGA
- a CDS encoding ATP-binding protein gives MPERILIASDDNLLGAMAGALLTSNGYEVDLVDTGEAVQQRLETQPFDALIMDVALHQPGCLDLSRWVRGQVALRNLPIILLSPAATRDDDVPSALHAGVDEVLAVPFRHQELILKLRRMLERQRWAVERQRLVANLAAVADGIEYCIRPTGEQPLPNFSDAADLAEQAKWQELMTSLNAAIESLQDTSNSEETGILRRALEQLSAALKRAGRYVQVRTQAQSLRDANEKLRELERLRAEFTNAIVHDIRSPLGTIISTMELIEQQLDEPRPKKSDILPLVTGARTIATKLISLVSELLDFSKLEAGKMMLVLERLEVAKIIEQVGEEFEPATRRKSIKFSYGCEDHLPTIIGDAGKLHRALSNLMSNAVKFTPDGGQIWLEARLMEGTQVDAGVPYVVFSVVDSGEGIPAEDLPYVFDPYYQAASRNKDLGTGLGLAIVKRIAAAHGGNVAVRSQVGVGTAFSITLPLVPPSATQAALPPSNSTATPESVTDLSDILATPAENPAPTPSPSN, from the coding sequence ATGCCCGAACGAATTCTGATTGCATCAGACGACAATCTGCTCGGTGCGATGGCCGGTGCGCTGCTGACCAGTAATGGTTATGAAGTTGACCTGGTGGATACCGGAGAGGCCGTGCAACAGCGGCTGGAGACCCAGCCTTTCGATGCGCTCATCATGGATGTCGCTTTGCACCAACCGGGCTGTCTCGATCTGTCCCGGTGGGTGCGCGGGCAAGTCGCGCTCCGCAACCTGCCCATCATCCTGCTCAGCCCGGCAGCAACACGCGATGACGACGTGCCCTCGGCACTGCATGCTGGCGTGGACGAGGTTTTAGCCGTCCCGTTCCGCCACCAGGAACTCATCCTCAAGTTGCGCCGCATGCTGGAACGACAACGCTGGGCGGTCGAACGTCAGCGGCTGGTTGCCAATCTGGCCGCGGTAGCTGATGGCATTGAATACTGCATCCGTCCGACAGGTGAACAACCTCTGCCCAATTTTTCAGATGCGGCCGACCTTGCCGAACAGGCCAAGTGGCAGGAGTTGATGACCTCGCTCAATGCGGCCATCGAGTCCCTGCAAGACACATCGAACAGTGAAGAAACCGGGATTTTACGGCGTGCCCTGGAACAGCTCTCAGCCGCACTGAAACGGGCCGGGCGCTACGTTCAGGTGCGCACCCAGGCGCAGTCGCTACGGGACGCCAACGAGAAGCTGCGCGAACTGGAACGCCTGCGGGCGGAGTTTACCAATGCCATCGTCCACGACATCCGGTCGCCATTGGGGACAATTATCTCCACGATGGAACTCATCGAGCAGCAGTTGGACGAGCCGCGCCCCAAGAAGTCTGACATCCTGCCTCTCGTCACGGGTGCCCGCACCATTGCCACAAAGCTCATCTCCTTGGTGTCGGAACTCCTGGATTTCTCAAAACTCGAAGCCGGCAAGATGATGCTGGTGCTGGAACGGCTCGAAGTGGCGAAGATCATCGAGCAGGTGGGCGAGGAATTCGAGCCGGCCACCCGGCGTAAGTCCATCAAGTTCAGTTACGGTTGTGAGGATCACCTGCCGACGATTATTGGCGATGCCGGCAAACTGCACCGGGCACTGTCGAACCTGATGTCCAATGCTGTCAAGTTCACTCCCGATGGCGGTCAAATCTGGCTTGAAGCGCGACTGATGGAAGGCACCCAGGTGGATGCCGGTGTTCCTTACGTGGTCTTCAGTGTCGTGGATTCCGGCGAAGGTATCCCGGCTGAGGATTTGCCCTACGTCTTTGACCCTTACTACCAGGCCGCAAGTCGCAACAAGGACCTTGGAACGGGCCTGGGGCTAGCCATTGTCAAACGCATTGCGGCGGCACACGGAGGCAACGTGGCTGTCCGCAGTCAGGTTGGAGTCGGGACGGCTTTCTCCATCACACTTCCTCTCGTACCACCCAGCGCCACACAAGCCGCTCTGCCTCCATCGAACTCGACGGCGACCCCAGAGTCGGTCACCGACCTGTCCGACATACTCGCCACCCCGGCTGAAAACCCGGCACCTACGCCGTCCCCCTCAAACTGA
- a CDS encoding NAD(+)/NADH kinase, with protein sequence MASLETVGLVVKPHLKDITAYLANLAAWLGARGCRVIGEPSAAHLLPPTVTVVPSEMLAAQSHLVIVIGGDGTMIYAARLLGSRDVPVLGVNYGYLGYLTEYTPETVYTALERVFAGTFRTDVRMKLEATVERLGVPRLTAQAVNDCVITKSMLARLVPIECRIGGQFVSIFHADGLIIATPTGSTAYSLSAGGPIVHPAMQAIVLTPICPHTLTNRPLVVPDTSEIELRLTTERGPFNVEDVFLTFDGQTGCAVEPEDRVVIRKSASVLTLIEPEGKDYFQLLRDKLKWGNG encoded by the coding sequence ATGGCTTCATTGGAAACCGTCGGCTTGGTGGTCAAGCCGCATCTGAAGGACATCACAGCGTACCTGGCAAATCTGGCGGCGTGGCTTGGCGCGCGTGGGTGCCGGGTCATCGGCGAGCCGTCGGCGGCGCACCTGCTTCCACCGACTGTCACCGTCGTACCTTCAGAAATGTTGGCGGCGCAGTCCCACTTGGTCATTGTCATCGGCGGGGATGGGACGATGATTTACGCCGCACGCTTGCTGGGATCGCGGGATGTTCCGGTACTGGGCGTCAACTACGGCTACCTGGGCTACCTGACCGAATACACCCCGGAGACGGTCTATACGGCCCTGGAACGTGTTTTTGCGGGCACCTTCCGCACGGATGTCCGCATGAAGCTGGAAGCTACAGTTGAACGTCTGGGTGTGCCGCGCCTGACGGCGCAGGCCGTCAATGACTGTGTCATCACAAAGAGCATGCTGGCCCGGCTCGTGCCGATTGAGTGCCGGATCGGGGGGCAGTTCGTCTCCATTTTCCACGCTGATGGTCTCATCATCGCCACCCCAACCGGCTCGACGGCCTATTCCCTGTCGGCCGGGGGGCCGATTGTTCACCCGGCGATGCAGGCTATTGTCCTGACGCCGATCTGTCCGCACACACTGACCAACCGGCCGCTGGTGGTGCCGGATACGAGTGAAATCGAGTTGCGTCTGACGACCGAACGCGGCCCCTTCAACGTCGAAGATGTTTTCCTGACCTTTGATGGGCAGACCGGATGCGCCGTCGAACCGGAAGACCGCGTGGTGATTCGCAAGAGCGCCTCGGTGCTGACGCTCATCGAGCCGGAAGGCAAGGACTACTTCCAGCTCCTGCGCGATAAACTCAAGTGGGGCAACGGGTAA
- a CDS encoding ATP-binding protein yields MSLPDWLPRSSSAIDPAPDLCPVCQGTGFEYDPVKRRSRRCVRCRGGSESLVERARIPARYRESSFDNFRVNPDDERQKSLVTAVLACRRYVKDYPVERGLGLLFLGPCGVGKTHLAVATANALMRLKRVPCLFYDFRDLLKAIQETYNPQTQMTELSVLRPVYDVDVLILDELGAGKATEWVRDTITHILNTRYNEQKTTIITSNYLDQPSDRYDETLEERIGVRLRSRLYEMCKTIQMFGEDYRQTYLNKRLLMQS; encoded by the coding sequence ATGTCGCTTCCTGATTGGCTTCCCCGCTCATCGTCGGCAATTGACCCCGCGCCAGACCTCTGTCCGGTCTGCCAGGGGACCGGGTTTGAATATGACCCGGTAAAGCGCCGCTCGCGCCGGTGTGTCCGCTGTCGCGGCGGGTCCGAAAGCCTTGTGGAGCGGGCGCGGATTCCAGCGCGCTACCGCGAAAGCAGCTTTGACAACTTCCGGGTCAATCCCGATGACGAACGCCAGAAGTCACTCGTGACGGCCGTGCTCGCCTGCCGGCGCTATGTCAAGGACTATCCGGTCGAACGTGGGCTGGGGCTGCTCTTTCTCGGTCCCTGTGGGGTTGGCAAAACGCATCTGGCCGTGGCCACGGCCAATGCCCTGATGCGGCTCAAGCGCGTGCCGTGCCTGTTTTACGACTTCCGCGACCTGCTCAAAGCCATCCAGGAGACGTATAACCCGCAGACCCAGATGACGGAATTATCGGTGCTGCGTCCGGTCTATGACGTGGACGTGCTCATTCTGGATGAGCTGGGGGCGGGCAAGGCCACGGAGTGGGTGCGCGACACCATCACGCACATTCTCAATACGCGCTACAACGAGCAGAAAACGACGATTATCACCTCCAACTACCTGGACCAGCCAAGCGACCGCTACGACGAAACGCTTGAAGAGCGCATTGGTGTCCGGCTGCGCTCCCGTCTGTACGAGATGTGCAAAACCATCCAGATGTTTGGGGAAGACTACCGCCAGACCTACCTCAACAAACGTCTGTTGATGCAGTCGTAG
- a CDS encoding ATP-dependent DNA helicase has protein sequence MLLDKSSCDALVCAEPTDTLTLLEAVLGDGGLLATTQPGFDFRPGQLEMARAVLDALQRGGHLCVEAGTGTGKTLAYLVPAILCDEVVIVSTATKNLQEQILHHDIPRLEQALGRQLRVVLLKGRNNYLCLYRLARFEEQGRLPGLDEVRHLEVIRQWSHTTTTGDRAELSSLPEHLPIWAELDARTERCLGQGCPHYDECFITRARQQAREADIVIVNHHLFFADLAARRSNYGAFLPDYTRVIFDEAHEIEDTAASYFSLQISNEQFAELLRDIAQTFIPDAERAHAVRQASQAVAERAAHFWTFAQKVCRPASRAGNRNRAGSGSDARGMLQASDLATEASGYTALAAALDQLAEALGQAAHQKVGNFGINTDPALLRLEPRARQLCERLLRIVQAQDANYVYWWERPSPRRFSLQATPIDIAALLREQLFHQVESVVLTSATLTADGSFAFIRSRLGLDKSDELLIDSPFDYEQQARLYLPPDMPDPNHPDFTEAAVNEIIALLDITQGRAFVLCTSLRHMRQLYGRVREKVPFPCLIQGDQPRSSLIKTFQTEPGAVLFGAASFWQGVDVVGPALSCVIVDRLPFPVPSDPLVAARCQHIENQSGENSGNAFQSYSLPQAILALKQGFGRLIRSRTDRGILCLLDPRIRTKRYGPAVLRSLPPHLPQTEDRDALREWFCNG, from the coding sequence ATGCTGCTCGACAAAAGTTCCTGTGACGCCCTGGTTTGCGCCGAACCAACGGACACGCTGACCCTGCTGGAAGCCGTGCTGGGGGACGGCGGACTGTTGGCCACCACGCAGCCCGGCTTTGACTTTCGCCCCGGCCAGTTGGAGATGGCGCGTGCCGTCCTGGATGCCCTGCAGCGTGGCGGACACCTGTGTGTCGAGGCCGGCACGGGCACTGGCAAGACGCTGGCTTATCTCGTCCCGGCCATCCTGTGCGATGAGGTCGTCATCGTCTCGACGGCGACGAAAAACCTTCAGGAGCAAATCCTGCATCACGACATCCCGCGCCTGGAACAGGCGCTGGGGCGTCAACTGCGGGTCGTACTGCTCAAGGGAAGAAACAACTACCTGTGCCTGTATCGGCTCGCGCGTTTCGAGGAACAAGGACGCCTGCCCGGACTCGATGAGGTGCGTCATCTGGAGGTCATCCGCCAGTGGTCTCACACGACGACCACCGGCGACCGCGCCGAATTGTCCAGCCTGCCGGAACACCTGCCCATCTGGGCTGAACTCGATGCGCGGACGGAACGCTGCCTGGGGCAGGGGTGTCCCCACTACGACGAATGCTTCATCACCCGTGCCCGCCAACAGGCCCGCGAAGCCGACATTGTCATCGTCAACCACCATCTGTTTTTTGCCGACCTGGCCGCGCGGCGCAGCAATTACGGGGCCTTTCTGCCGGACTACACCCGGGTCATCTTTGACGAAGCCCACGAAATCGAGGATACCGCCGCCAGCTACTTCAGCCTTCAGATCAGCAACGAGCAGTTTGCCGAACTGCTGCGCGACATTGCGCAAACCTTCATCCCCGATGCCGAGCGGGCCCATGCGGTGCGTCAGGCCTCGCAGGCAGTTGCAGAGCGCGCCGCCCATTTCTGGACGTTCGCCCAGAAAGTCTGCCGCCCGGCATCCCGGGCAGGCAACAGAAACAGGGCCGGCAGCGGAAGTGATGCACGCGGAATGCTGCAAGCTTCGGATTTGGCCACAGAAGCTTCCGGCTACACGGCGCTGGCCGCGGCGCTCGATCAGCTCGCCGAAGCCCTCGGGCAGGCGGCTCACCAGAAGGTGGGTAACTTCGGGATCAATACGGATCCGGCCCTGCTGCGCCTGGAGCCGCGCGCGCGTCAGTTGTGCGAGCGGCTGCTCCGTATCGTTCAAGCCCAGGACGCCAACTACGTGTACTGGTGGGAACGCCCTTCACCCCGCCGGTTTTCCCTGCAAGCCACACCGATTGACATTGCGGCGCTGCTGCGCGAGCAACTGTTTCACCAGGTGGAAAGCGTCGTGCTGACGTCGGCCACACTGACGGCCGACGGCTCTTTTGCATTCATCCGCTCACGGCTTGGACTCGACAAAAGCGACGAACTGCTCATTGACTCGCCGTTTGACTACGAGCAGCAGGCCCGGCTCTATCTGCCACCTGACATGCCTGACCCGAATCACCCTGACTTCACCGAAGCCGCTGTGAACGAAATCATCGCCCTGCTTGACATCACCCAGGGACGCGCGTTTGTCCTGTGCACGAGCCTGCGGCACATGCGGCAGCTTTACGGGCGGGTCAGAGAAAAGGTGCCATTTCCCTGCCTGATACAGGGCGATCAACCCCGATCAAGCCTCATCAAAACGTTTCAGACCGAACCCGGTGCGGTGCTCTTTGGCGCCGCCAGTTTTTGGCAGGGCGTGGACGTGGTGGGGCCGGCGCTTTCATGTGTGATTGTGGATCGCCTGCCTTTCCCCGTTCCGTCCGACCCGCTGGTGGCCGCCCGGTGTCAGCACATCGAGAACCAGAGCGGGGAAAACAGCGGGAACGCCTTTCAGTCCTACAGCCTCCCCCAGGCCATCCTGGCGCTGAAACAGGGGTTTGGACGCCTGATCCGCAGCCGTACCGACCGGGGCATTCTCTGCCTGCTCGACCCACGGATACGCACCAAACGCTATGGACCAGCGGTGTTGCGCAGCCTGCCTCCCCATCTTCCGCAAACCGAGGATCGGGATGCGCTTCGGGAGTGGTTCTGCAACGGCTAG